From one Populus alba chromosome 17, ASM523922v2, whole genome shotgun sequence genomic stretch:
- the LOC118049845 gene encoding reticulon-like protein B18 codes for MDATPPSHRSNPNSQAKSTSRLSRITYSIESEAKPPQLSLDLIPSSERKTPSSFSLKSSTNSPQEQLLLSPSPLKKSRNRLVDRYEMPEEGVLEQNGSRRRCKSRGSQMGSLGCASPRSNRRLRRRLEVESREERDLIGFVDEVGKVRKRRQSGRSKKEKERLSLVPSLPSSSTTPKVDDGDGGNLERIGMVVFDLIMWKDVAKSSLWFGLGCLCFLSSFFARGISFSIFSAISQLGLLFLGVSFLSNSICQRNSVEKLRKFKLTEDDILRVGRLILPAANLAISKTRELFSGEPSMTLKVIPFLLLGAEYGHLVTLRRLCGIGFFISVTIAKLFACYSSQINQKVEHLKCRMMEAWRSCSHKKMVAASAVTAFWNLSSVKTRIFTAFISLVILRCCRQQLMPSQEEGELLPTQVKGEAEGEKRATTGRRPPSLNQ; via the exons ATGGATGCAACACCACCTTCTCATAGGTCAAACCCCAACTCTCAAGCAAAATCAACCTCTCGTTTGTCAAGAATCACATACTCTATCGAATCAGAAGCAAAGCCTCCACAGCTGTCTCTAGACCTTATCCCTTCGTCGGAAAGGAAAACCCCATCAAGTTTTTCACTCAAATCCTCAACCAACTCTCCCCAAGAACAACTCCTCCTCTCACCTTCTCctttgaaaaaatcaagaaaccgTCTTGTCGACCGGTATGAGATGCCGGAGGAGGGTGTTTTAGAACAAAATGGGTCTAGAAGGAGATGCAAAAGTAGAGGATCTCAAATGGGTTCTTTAGGTTGTGCTTCACCAAGGAGTAATAGAAGGTTAAGGAGAAGATTGGAGGTGGAGAGTAGGGAAGAAAGGGACTTGATTGGTTTTGTGGATGAGGTTGGAAAAGTGAGAAAGAGAAGACAGAGCGGCCGGTctaagaaggagaaggagaggcTCTCTTTAGTCCCTTCATTGCCTTCTTCTAGCACTACTCCAA AAGTTGATGATGGTGATGGAGGCAATTTGGAGAGGATTGGGATGGTTGTTTTTGATCTGATAATGTGGAAAGATGTGGCAAAATCAAGTCTTTGGTTTGGTCTTGGATGCCTATGTTTCTTGTCTTCCTTCTTTGCTAGAGGGATTAGCTTTAG CATTTTCTCTGCCATTTCACAACTCGGGCTTCTGTTTCTGGGTGTATCATTCCTCTCGAATTCGATATGTCAAAG AAACAGTGTTGAGAAGCTGAGAAAATTTAAGCTGACAGAAGATGACATTTTGAGAGTGGGTAGATTGATACTTCCAGCTGCAAATCTTGCAATTTCAAAGACAAGAGAGTTATTCTCAGGAGAGCCATCCATGACCCTCAAA GTGATTCCTTTCTTGCTTCTTGGTGCGGAGTATGGTCATCTTGTAACTTTGAGGAGGCTTTGTGGAATTG GGTTTTTCATTAGCGTCACCATAGCAAAACTATTTGCTTGCTATTCTAGTCAGATTAACCAGAAAG TTGAGCACTTGAAATGCCGGATGATGGAAGCATGGAGATCTTGTTCTCACAAAAAGATGGTGGCAGCATCAGCAGTCACAGCTTTCTGGAATCTGTCAAGTGTCAAAACCCGTATATTTACTG CATTTATATCCTTGGTAATACTACGATGCTGCCGGCAACAACTAATGCCAAGCCAGGAAGAAGGGGAGTTACTGCCAACACAAGTAAAGGGGGAAgcagaaggagaaaaaagagcCACAACAGGCAGGAGGCCTCCCTCCCTAAATCAGTAG
- the LOC118049844 gene encoding tyrosine aminotransferase: MEEHSAKWIIRGNELLDETAATSIRGYLSMLYDHLDKDDQRPVVPLSHGDPSAFACFRTSPEAVDAIVHAVQSAEFNSYAPTTGIVPARRAVAEYLSADLPYNLSADDIYLTVGCTQSIEVVLSALARPGANILLPRPGYPLYESRAGFSKLEVRHFDLIPEKGWEVDLESVEALADENTAAIVIISPGNPCGNVFSYQHLKKVAETARKLGIFVIADEVYGHIAFGSNPYVPMGEFGSIVPVLSLGSISKRWIVPGWRFGWIAACDPNGILKKYGIVDSIKSYFNISSNPATFVQAAIPQIFEKTKEDFFSKTINIMREAADICYEKTKEIPCVTCPHKPDGSMFAMVKLNLSLLEDISDDMDFCLKLAREESVTILPGVAVGLKNWLRITFSIEPQSLEQGLDRMKAFCQRHSRK; the protein is encoded by the exons ATGGAGGAGCATTCTGCAAAATGGATAATTAGAGGGAATGAGCTGTTGGATGAAACAGCAGCTACTAGTATCAGAGGTTATCTGAGTATGCTGTACGATCATCTTGACAAAGATGATCAAAGGCCCGTAGTTCCCCTCTCCCATGGCGATCCCTCAGCATTTGCTTGCTTTAGGACCAGTCCGGAAGCAGTAGATGCTATTGTCCATGCTGTTCAATCAGCTGAGTTCAATTCTTATGCTCCTACTACTGGAATCGTTCCGGCAAGGAG GGCTGTAGCGGAATATCTTTCTGCAGACCTTCCATATAATCTATCAGCAGATGACATTTATCTCACAGTTGGTTGTACACAATCGATAGAGGTCGTATTATCTGCTCTTGCTCGTCCCGGTGCCAATATTCTGCTTCCTAGACCAGGATATCCGCTGTATGAATCACGGGCGGGTTTTAGCAAGCTTGAAGTACGCCATTTTGATCTTATACCAGAAAAAGGTTGGGAGGTTGATCTTGAATCGGTTGAAGCCCTTGCAGATGAGAACACTGCTGCCATTGTTATTATAAGCCCTGGAAATCCCTGTGGAAATGTCTTCTCTTACCAGCATTTGAAGAAG GTTGCAGAGACTGCAAGAAAACTTGGGATTTTTGTGATTGCTGATGAAGTTTATGGCCATATAGCATTCGGAAGCAATCCGTATGTACCAATGGGGGAGTTCGGATCCATTGTTCCTGTTCTTTCTCTCGGGTCTATATCAAAAAGATGGATTGTTCCCGGTTGGCGATTTGGTTGGATTGCAGCCTGCGATCCTAATGGCATCCTTAAGAAATATGGG ATAGTGGACAGCATTAAGAGCTATTTCAACATCTCAAGTAACCCTGCAACCTTTGTCCAG GCTGCAATTCCTCAAATCtttgagaaaacaaaagaagatttcttttcaaaaactattAACATAATGCGAGAAGCCGCGGATATATGTTATGAAAAAACCAAGGAGATCCCTTGTGTGACTTGCCCACACAAACCTGATGGATCCATGTTTGCTATG GTAAAACTAAATCTTTCCTTGCTGGAAGACATTAGTGATGATATGGACTTCTGTCTCAAGCTGGCCAGAGAAGAATCAGTGACTATTCTGCCAG GAGTGGCTGTGGGACTGAAGAATTGGCTCCGGATAACATTTTCCATTGAACCACAGTCTCTTGAACAAGGCCTCGACAGGATGAAAGCATTCTGTCAAAGGCACAGCAGGAAGTGA